A part of Neovison vison isolate M4711 chromosome 6, ASM_NN_V1, whole genome shotgun sequence genomic DNA contains:
- the DNAJB1 gene encoding dnaJ homolog subfamily B member 1 → MGKDYYQTLGLARGASDEEIKRAYRRQALRYHPDKNKEPGAEEKFKEIAEAYDVLSDPRKREIFDRYGEEGLKGGGPSGGSSGGANGTSFSYTFHGDPHAMFAEFFGGRNPFDTFFGQRNGEEGMDIDDPFSGFPMGMGGFTNMNFGRSRPAQEPTRKKQDPPVTHDLRVSLEEIYSGCTKKMKISHKRLNPDGKSIRNEDKILTIEVKRGWKEGTKITFPKEGDQTSNNIPADIVFVLKDKPHNIFKRDGSDVIYPAKISLREALCGCTVNVPTLDGRTIPVVFKDVIRPGMRRKVPGEGLPLPKTPEKRGDLIIEFEVIFPERIPQTSRTVLEQILPI, encoded by the exons ATGGGCAAGGACTATTACCAGACGCTGGGCCTGGCCCGCGGCGCGTCGGACGAGGAAATCAAGCGAGCTTACCGCCGCCAGGCGCTACGCTACCACCCGGACAAGAACAAGGAGCCCGGCGCCGAGGAGAAGTTCAAGGAGATCGCCGAGGCCTACGACGTGCTCAGCGACCCGCGCAAGCGTGAGATCTTTGACCGCTACGGGGAAGAAG GTCTAAAGGGTGGTGGCCCCAGTGGTGGGAGCAGTGGTGGTGCTAATGGTACCTCTTTCAGCTACACATTCCATGGAGATCCTCATGCCATGTTTGCAGAGTTCTTCGGTGGCCGAAATCCCTTTGACACCTTTTTTGGGCAGCGGAACGGGGAGGAAGGCATGGACATTGATGACCCGTTCTCTGGCTTCCCCATGGGCATGGGTGGTTTCACCAACATGAACTTTGGCCGTTCCCGTCCTGCCCAAGAGCCCACCCGAAAGAAGCAAGATCCCCCCGTCACCCACGACCTTAGGGTCTCGCTTGAAGAGATCTATAGCGGCTGTACCAAGAAGATGAAAATCTCCCATAAGCGGCTGAACCCCGATGGAAAGAGCATTCGCAACGAAGACAAGATCTTGACCATCGAAGTGAAGCGGGGGTGGAAAGAAGGGACCAAAATCACCTTCCCCAAGGAAGGTGACCAGACCTCCAACAACATTCCAGCTGAcattgtctttgttttaaaggacAAGCCACACAATATCTTTAAGAGAGATGGCTCTGATGTCATTTACCCAGCCAAGATCAGCCTTCGGGAG GCTCTGTGTGGCTGCACAGTGAACGTACCCACTCTGGACGGCAGGACCATACCCGTTGTGTTCAAAGATGTCATCAGGCCTGGCATGCGGCGAAAAGTTCCTGGAGaaggcctccccctccccaaaacgCCCGAGAAACGCGGGGACCTCATTATTGAGTTTGAAGTAATCTTCCCTGAAAGGATTCCCCAGACGTCAAGAACCGTACTTGAGCAGATTCTTCCAATATAG